CCATTTTCGTATGGGTAGTTGTCAAGGGTGAATCAAGATGCACAATCACTCCCATCTTCCTTAACCGCTCCATCGTCTGCCTATTCTCCCGGGTGTTGTCCTCGTCCGGATTCCGGCCCTGTTCAAGCAGGACCAGCACCTTGACTCCCCGTTGGGAGGCTGCAATCAGGCTCGCCATGATGACGTCGGGATAACTGTCCCTGCTCCCCTTAGTCTTGAAATGGAAAAATGACAAGGTTATTTCTTTTTTGGCCTTAGCAATCGCATCTTTCAGGGCCGGCAAATAGTCCCTGTTTACCAGGACAGTTATGGAACTGTTGGGATAAACGACTGGTTTCCTGCTCTCCCCTTTTTTAACCCCGGCGCTGATGGCATTGGTTGGCGACGTGAAAAAAGAGAAAATCAATAACCAGCCCAAGGCCAGGTAAATATTATGTTTCCGACGAGACATAAATTCCTTATAAAAACGCCCGGGTGATTGATCATCCCGGGCGCCATTTATAACAATTCGATAACTGTTGAATATTAAACCGTTATTTCACATCTTCAAAGTCCGCATCAACTACATCGTCATCCTTCTTGCCTGCTCCGGCTCCGGCGCGACCGCCGGCCTCTGGTCCACCCTGAGCTCCTGCTGCGCCGGCGTGGAGTTCGGAGGCCTTCGCATACATAGCCTCAGCCAGCTTGTGCGAGGCATTGGTCAATTCTTCCTGGGCCGCCTTTATTTCCGTCAGATCATCGCCTTCCATGGCTTTCTTGACTCTGGCAATCGCCTCTTCTATTCTGGTTTTTTCGGCGGCGCTGATCTTTTCGCCAAATTCCTTGACGTTCTTCTCCACACTGTAAATCAGGGAATCGGCCTGATTCCTGGCCTCAATCATTTCCTTTTTCTTACTGTCTTCTTCAGTATGGGCTTCCGCTTCCCGAATGAATTTCTTTATCTCTTCTTCTGAAAGTCCGCTGGAGGCGGTAATCTTGATGCTCTGCTCCTTGCCGGTGCCAAGGTCTTTGGCTGAAACATGCACGATCCCGTTGGCGTCAATGTCGAAGGTAACTTCAATCTGCGGCAATCCTCGCGGCGCCGGCGGGAGGCCCACCAACTCAAACCTGCCCAGCGTGCGGTTATCGCCGGCCATAGAGCGTTCCCCCTGGAGAACGTGAATGCTGACGGCCGGCTGATTATCGGAGGCCGTTGAGAAAATCTGGCTCTTTTTGGTAGGAATGGTGGTGTTCTTCTCGATGAGCTTGGTCATCACCCCGCCCAAGGTCTCGATGCCCAGCGACAGGGGCGTAACATCCAGCAGCAGCACGTCCTTCACGTCACCGGCCAGAACCCCGCCCTGAATGGAGGCCCCGATCGCGACTACCTCA
The DNA window shown above is from Deltaproteobacteria bacterium and carries:
- a CDS encoding phospholipase D-like domain-containing protein, which gives rise to MSRRKHNIYLALGWLLIFSFFTSPTNAISAGVKKGESRKPVVYPNSSITVLVNRDYLPALKDAIAKAKKEITLSFFHFKTKGSRDSYPDVIMASLIAASQRGVKVLVLLEQGRNPDEDNTRENRQTMERLRKMGVIVHLDSPLTTTHTKMAVIDGKYTFVGSHNMTQSALKYNNEISVLIESPQVAAEALGYIESLIPR